In Capsicum annuum cultivar UCD-10X-F1 chromosome 11, UCD10Xv1.1, whole genome shotgun sequence, one genomic interval encodes:
- the LOC107847250 gene encoding chromatin structure-remodeling complex protein SYD isoform X3, with protein sequence MANPHNVELEAAKFLHKLIQESKDEPTKLATKLYVILQHMRSSGKENSMPYQVISRAMETVVKQHGLDIEALMSARLPMSAAAQVGEAASSLVAGSSQRPGITRDSKANLLGNEMVKPDAYASSSAVSGPSGSGHGIYQASAPHISGTGAKVPVMAPSASNSSQLVEPGISSQMQFGSPSIDNHGYAAKLHKGGSTEPLSGSTSVDLVAGRSAAGRAVEQEGGSQGGMPNHVPEKSVLRSETIRDAGKLPSAAQAPVSAMPFKEHHLKQLRAQCLVFLAFRNGLIPKKPHLEIALGNVYPKEDRRELVDHKGREQLVTDQGCASEVTRTVGGAGETDRLFSGPTPSGVLAETNSSMEAENTNLMEDNGQLDPTGHADERRPQRKMRMIQDAEVPIQDATESQASALRGVPTDSKSLPPYNHEHALANTEQFGMFPQVSSFMGTSKQMTVNTHVSGPLMKDNQNLVDSNAPGNRHADSNLPSLPLRQQWKSVPGVTNQSPATMQVKDSNIMLKNLSQVQETDQEDENISASTDRLSSPRHTMMEKWILDRQKRKRISEQKWSEKQHKTEERIAACAEKLKESVSSSKDISAKTKSVIELKKLQLLELQRRIRSEILNDFFKPIATDMERLKSIKKHRIGRKSKQFERYEQRMKEERQKRIRERQKEFFSEVEVHRERLEDIFKMKRERWKGFNKYVKEFHKRKERIHREKIDRIQREKINLLKINDVEGYLRMVQDAKSDRVKQLLKETEKYLQKLGSRLKQAKSTAKKFEADMGDNRNSGVVEEDEINFGDEDETDQAKHYLESNEKYYMMAHSVKETIAEQPNSLKGGKLREYQMNGLRWLVSLYNNHLNGILADEMGLGKTVQVISLMCYLMETKNDRGPFLVVVPSSVLPGWESEISFWAPDMLKIVYSGPPEERRKLFKERIVHQKFNVLLTTYEYLMNKHDRPKLSKVHWHYIIIDEGHRIKNASCKLNADLKHYRSNHRLLLTGTPLQNNLEELWALLNFLLPNIFNSSEDFSQWFNKPFESGDSSPDEALLSEEENLLVINRLHQVLRPFVLRRLKHKVENELPSKIERLVRCEASSYQKLLMKRVEDNLGAFGTSKARSVHNSVMELRNICNHPYLSQLHVEEVHELIPKHYLPTIVRLCGKLEMLDRLLPKLKATNHRVLLFSTMTRLLDVMEDYLCWKQYKYLRLDGHTSGGDRGALIDKFNQPNSPFFIFLLSIRAGGVGVNLQAADTVIIFDTDWNPQVDLQAQARAHRIGQKKDVLVLRLETVQTVEEQVRAAAEHKLGVANQSITAGFFDNNTSAEDRREYLESLLRESKKEEAAPVLDDDSLNDLIARSEPEIDVFESVDRRRREEEMEIWKKLCSENGTQSSELIPPLPSRLLTDDDLKPFYEAMKISDKPVVAPNPGLKRKGESLGGLDIQHYGRGKRAREVRSYEEQWTEEEFEKMCLAESPQSPSVREEIQEKNFPPVSGTCHAPVVAISEIRTAAPNPLEQPVQELPQQSVQELPQQLVGPIVQQSPVTVTPPSKRGRGRPRRTAIVTEISPSPAVISASAASVKVDSTTIAENASTSQATSGPVSVSFPCASSVESTSATILQNVTGVAPSYQSTVPSVAVASQSGPPCPPTSGQGRGRGRGRGRGRGRKPQTGGEAPGRRGKQQNVTAEVFPTPPTQAASEPVSAVQGVNFMSSSYHMLSTSPAVGEPDVVPQVVAGLGSENLGHAPASARDARKEPNSVVPLAASSTSKELSIVSTVSVIPSSSASQNSCSISPAPVLQSSARNPSEDHISLSAAQTEATLQGNTISVVPYNLPSAGKEPSPVYPVPVHSSTSKDSNSVLPASSSTCVELSSVCPLPPVASSSSASPNSSALAPLLLASVATGKLDSGSDKGAFSCSVISGNDSACDSSNLKSIGQQESGVVTAHTSDPVPPLPVISSVSQYSTPPTAPKPGRGRGRKPQTGNEAPRRRGKRQDLVTAAVTEGLDAQDQRLIEPPQKRTRLSVGRKPTTRSKCEDGTQQVVDQSVSSQKTPDFAGGQIPKNMSEVNSQNNAVNRNASQPHAILVPSQVGDNVNRDIATAEEVLDDVQQKNTLAEYVTSQSCSGPHVELQISMVDSDDSRAQEQTAIVQSDASQKIPSPGTGQIPQAMACFEVELHNNAIKSDASQASGDVSSCGAATRNEVLSEDQRTVKIQSAASQMSSVHSVGRMPEDTVGNEVQPQFDAIRTDASQSHVALASSGSKAPVTDCLAEKSDGNSKGECVEQTETNSKDGSSMDKSGDAERKASSRLNGVLLTSSELIPCPNIKEEVYLGSDGSGKVGFNLGSTQTLSESVSIKTDVEQLQTEDLSLDDSFVSKAESASIEHLADGTLRKEQEKVDTTEEETVVSPAVGTDNQNMKGITFSASPSTGAEALVDESPLCGSYKPAKDKLEVAPEETHADMAEVCGLDRSSVNASLKTTKDLSSAEKEKYRIPETFEKQVNVADSLTEKCGSDLAAEGPDMKDSDISEVALSPKSQSSFLVGTSQSEPEGQAIAEANLDPETFPSTESGAQKESLSPRLASNAEAIEALTEKLSSRHDTNYVAELQGNLSSVVKDDLSNSEATVSQLCPAAGSSGNHPELKQVVVKDMRTEICEESASDGVDDIEPQQTEKADSQCRGDLSVETHDSKISEGNVDVLNSELNKPLSSTIAGTSQKVADLELVAEENTRRISDGLVDSGQVAEKSEHMAIRDLTVEGRESKGTDTSGDISTLKNGVESQSSVVENIEKMYNKSVASGKVITTEPLIERSEHLHVLDRAIEVQGNKGFDATICVSISNSELNEAQPGGTSQIGTDMQFVAEEDPKIMNKENTLPDATAVEPQPAMSENLSIQDPENQLPKNQQSDATEDFLTSNSELNESQLKAADETDEIAVDSHLVPKQNMEICVDVAIGDDTAKNAAVGKSENFPSIGVSLEEKGKKESDVTDEISNSELSDPKTSQSTIEVKTHLICEKSGMTVKEVASLEVEVVETPFRDMPGGYGRDFTVDGQEKEKSAASKNVANPQNEEPKCSPGARAAGDGAESQSVAESDSKTVLTKEDFSGKEEKFSIWPAGDEDVPTASEYADQELSSATGAGDKTGHGNY encoded by the exons GGGGGCATGCCCAACCATGTCCCAGAGAAGAGTGTACTTAGAAGTGAAACAATCAGAGATGCAGGGAAGTTGCCTAGTGCTGCTCAGGCTCCTGTATCTGCCATGCCTTTCAAAGAACATCATTTGAAACAGCTTAGAGCACAATGTCTTGTGTTTCTGGCTTTTAG GAATGGTTTAATTCCAAAGAAGCCTCATCTTGAAATTGCACTTGGAAACGTCTATCCCAAAGAAG ATCGCAGAGAATTGGTTGACCATAAAGGAAGGGAGCAACTGGTTACTGACCAAGGCTGTGCATCTGAAGTCACACGGACAGTTGGAGGAGCTGGTGAAACTGACAGGCTTTTTTCTGGCCCTACGCCTTCTGGAGTTCTTGCCGAAACAAATTCGTCAATGGAGGCTGAGAATACAAACTTGATGGAAGATAATGGTCAACTTGATCCGACTGGGCATGCTGACGAAAGGAGACCTCAAAGAAAGATGAGAATGATTCAGGATGCTGAAGTGCCTATCCAAGATGCCACAGAATCACAGGCATCGGCTCTTAGAGGAGTTCCAACTGATTCGAAATCCTTGCCTCCCTATAATCATGAGCATGCTCTTGCAAATACTGAACAGTTTGGAATGTTTCCCCAAGTTTCCTCTTTTATGGGCACAAGCAAGCAAATGACTGTCAATACCCATGTATCGGGCCCGCTAATGAAAGATAATCAAAATCTTGTTGATAGCAATGCTCCAGGAAATCGACATGCTGATAGTAACTTGCCTAGTTTACCCTTAAGGCAACAGTGGAAATCTGTTCCTGGAGTAACTAATCAGAGTCCTGCAACAATGCAAGTGAAGGATTCAAATATAATGCTGAAAAATCTGTCTCAAG TGCAAGAAACAGATCAAGAGGATGAAAATATTTCAGCATCCACGGATAGGTTATCATCTCCACGGCATACAATGATGGAGAAATGGATTCTGGATCGACAGAAAAGGAAACGTATTAGTGAACAGAAATGGTCGGAAAAACAGCACAAAACAGAAGAAAGAATTGCTGCCTGTGCAGAGAAGTTGAAG GAATCTGTGAGCTCCTCTAAGGACATCTCTGCAAAAACGAAAAGCGTCATTGAGCTGAAAAAGCTTCAATTGCTGGAGCTGCAGCGTCGTATACGGAG TGAAATTCTCAACGATTTTTTCAAGCCAATAGCAACTGATATGGAGCGCTTAAAATCTATCAAGAAGCACAGAATTGGGAGGAAATCAAAGCAATTTGAAAGATATGAACAAAGAATGAAGGAAGAGCGTCAAAAGAGAATTCGTGAGAGACAGAAGGAATTTTTCAGTGAGGTTGAGGTTCATAG GGAAAGATTGGAAGATATATTCAAAATGAAGAGGGAACGTTGGAAAGGTTTCAATAAGTATGTGAAAGAGTTCCATAAAAGGAAAGAACGGATACATCGTGAGAAGATTGACAGGATTCAGCGTGAGAAGATTAATTTACTGAAGATCAATGATGTTGAGGGATACCTTAGAATGGTTCAG GATGCTAAGTCGGATCGTGTTAAACAACTACTAAAAGAGACGGAAAAGTACCTCCAAAAGCTTGGATCCAGATTAAAGCAGGCTAAGTCAACTGCGAAAAAATTTGAGGCTGACATGGGTGACAATAGAAACTCAGGTGTGGTTGAGGAGGATGAAATTAACTTTGGTGATGAGGATGAAACAGACCAGGCTAAG CATTACTTGGAAAGCAATGAAAAATACTATATGATGGCACATAG TGTAAAGGAGACCATCGCAGAGCAGCCTAATTCTCTCAAAGGTGGAAAATTACGAGA GTACCAAATGAATGGATTGCGATGGTTGGTTTCTCTCTATAATAACCATTTGAATGGAATTTTAGCTGATGAAATGGGACTCGGTAAAACTGTTCAG GTTATATCTCTAATGTGTTACCTGATGGAAACCAAAAATGACAGAGGACCTTTTCTGGTGGTAGTGCCATCCTCTGTCCTACCCGGATGGGAGTCAGAGATAAGCTTTTGGGCACCAGATATGCTCAAAATAGTTTATTCTGGACCGCCAGAGGAGCGGAGGAAGCTTTTCAA GGAAAGAATTGTTCATCAAAAGTTCAATGTTCTTTTGACGACATATGAGTATTTGATGAATAAACATGATAGACCAAAACTAAGTAAAGTACATTGGCACTATATCATAATTGATGAAGGGCATCGCATAAAAAATGCTTCTTGCAAGCTGAATGCTGATCTGAAACACTATCGCAGTAATCATAGGTTGCTGTTGACGGGAACCCCTCTTCAG AACAATCTTGAGGAACTCTGGGCACTACTTAACTTCcttttgccaaatatcttcaaTTCATCAGAAGATTTCTCACAATGGTTTAACAAGCCATTTGAGAGTGGTGACAGCTCACCTGATGAA GCTTTGCTCTCAGAGGAGGAAAATCTTTTGGTCATTAACCGCTTGCACCAAGTTCTGCGTCCATTTGTACTTAGGAGATTGAAACACAAG GTTGAGAATGAATTGCCCTCAAAGATTGAAAGACTGGTTAGATGTGAAGCTAGTTCATATCAGAAGCTTTTGATGAAGCGAGTGGAAGACAACCTTGGTGCCTTCGGAACTTCAAAG GCTCGCTCGGTCCACAATTCTGTTATGGAGTTGCGCAACATTTGCAATCATCCTTATCTTAGCCAGCTTCATGTGGAGGAG GTTCATGAGTTAATTCCTAAGCATTATCTCCCAACCATTGTGAGACTTTGTGGGAAGCTTGAGATGTTGGACAGACTACTGCCTAAACTTAAGGCAACAAATCACCGG GTCTTGCTTTTCTCAACAATGACCAGGTTGCTTGATGTGATGGAGGATTATCTCTGCTGGAAGCAATATAAGTACCTTCGCTTGGATGGACATACGTCTGGGGGCGACAGAGGTGCCCTTATTGATAAATTCAATCAGCCTAACTCTCCCTTCTTTATATTTCTGTTGAG TATTCGTGCTGGAGGTGTTGGTGTAAATCTTCAAGCTGCTGATACAGTTATAATTTTTGACACGGATTGGAATCCCCAG GTTGATCTCCAAGCACAGGCGAGGGCTCATAGGATAGGTCAAAAGAAGGATGTTCTTGTTCTTCGATTAGAAACG GTCCAAACCGTTGAGGAGCAAGTTAGAGCTGCTGCTGAGCATAAACTTGGAGTTGCTAACCAAAGCATTACTGCTGGATTCTTTGATAATAACACAAG TGCGGAAGACCGAAGGGAGTACTTGGAGTCCCTCTTGCGAGAAAGCAAAAAAGAGGAAGCTGCACCTGTTCTTGATGATGATTCTTTGAATGATCTTATAGCACGAAG TGAGCCAGAGATTGACGTATTTGAATCAGTTGATAGGAGAAGGCGTGAAGAAGAGATG GAAATATGGAAGAAGTTGTGTTCAGAGAATGGAACACAAAGTTCAGAACTTATTCCTCCATTGCCCTCTCGGCTTCTTACTGATGATGACTTGAAACCATTCTATGAAGCAATGAAAATATCTGATAAGCCAGTTGTGGCCCCTAATCCTGGGCTAAAAAGGAAGGGTGAGAGTCTTGGGGGTCTTGATATCCAACATTATGGACGTGGAAAAAGAGCAAGAGAG GTTCGCTCTTATGAAGAGCAATGGACGGAAGAGGAATTTGAGAAAATGTGCCTTGCTGAGTCTCCTCAATCACCTAGTGTAAGGGAAGAAATTCAGGAAAAGAATTTCCCTCCAGTCTCTGGTACTTGTCATGCCCCTGTTGTTGCCATTAGTGAAATACGAACCGCAGCACCGAATCCTCTCGAGCAGCCTGTCCAAGAACTTCCTCAACAGTCTGTGCAAGAACTTCCCCAACAACTTGTTGGGCCCATAGTTCAACAAAGCCCTGTGACTGTGACTCCGCCATCTAAACGGGGCCGGGGAAGGCCAAGGAGGACGGCAATAGTGACTGAAATTTCACCATCCCCGGCTGTTATTTCAGCAAGTGCAGCTAGTGTAAAGGTGGATAGCACTACCATTGCAGAAAATGCGTCTACCAGTCAGGCAACTTCTGGGCCTGTTTCTGTGTCTTTTCCTTGTGCTTCTTCCGTAGAAAGTACCAGCGCAACCATCCTACAGAATGTTACTGGTGTTGCTCCCAGTTACCAGTCAACTGTTCCTTCTGTTGCTGTTGCCTCTCAGTCTGGTCCTCCTTGCCCTCCTACAAGTGGGCAGGGAAGGGGACGAGGTAGAGGTCGAGGCCGAGGTCGAGGTCGAAAGCCTCAAACTGGAGGAGAAGCTCCAGGACGTAGAGGAAAACAACAGAATGTTACAGCAGAGGTTTTCCCCACCCCTCCAACTCAAGCAGCCAGTGAGCCTGTCTCTGCAGTGCAAGGTGTAAATTTTATGAGTTCTAGTTACCATATGCTCTCAACATCtcctgcagttggtgagcctgATGTGGTGCCACAGGTAGTGGCAGGTTTGGGTTCAGAAAACCTTGGGCATGCTCCTGCTTCCGCGAGAGATGCAAGGAAGGAACCGAATTCTGTTGTGCCCCTTGCAGCATCTTCCACTAGCAAAGAATTAAGCATTGTTTCGACTGTTTCTGTCATCCCCTCATCTTCTGCCAGTCAAAACTCTTGTTCAATTTCACCTGCACCTGTCCTTCAATCCTCCGCAAGAAACCCTTCTGAAGACCATATTTCCCTCTCTGCTGCCCAGACCGAAGCTACTCTGCAGGGAAACACAATTTCAGTAGTGCCTTATAATTTACCTTCAGCTGGCAAGGAACCAAGTCCTGTGTATCCTGTTCCTGTTCATTCGTCAACTTCGAAGGACTCCAATTCAGTTTTACCTGCATCATCTTCTACTTGCGTGGAACTAAGTTCAGTTTGCCCTCTTCCTCCTGTGGCATCCTCTTCCAGCGCAAGTCCAAATTCATCTGCACTTGCTCCTCTTCttttagcatctgttgcaacaggcaaATTAGATTCTGGATCAGATAAAGGGGCATTTTCTTGCTCTGTAATTTCAGGTAATGATTCTGCATGTGATTCTTCTAACTTGAAGAGCATTGGTCAACAAGAATCTGGTGTAGTAACTGCTCATACTTCTGATCCAGTGCCACCACTGCCTGTGATTTCATCAGTTTCACAGTATAGCACTCCTCCCACTGCACCTAAGCCAGGTAGAGGAAGAGGGCGCAAGCCTCAAACTGGAAATGAGGCACCACGTCGCAGGGGGAAGAGGCAGGATTTGGTTACTGCAGCTGTTACTGAGGGGTTAGATGCTCAGgatcaaagattaattgaacccCCACAAAAGAGAACCCGGTTATCTGTTGGGCGGAAACCCACTACGAGAAGCAAATGTGAGGATGGAACTCAACAAGTAGTAGACCAGTCGGTTTCATCTCAAAAGACTCCAGATTTTGCTGGTGGACAAATCCCTAAAAATATGAGTGAAGTTAATTCACAGAACAATGCTGTCAACCGAAATGCATCTCAACCCCATGCTATTCTGGTTCCTAGTCAGGTGGGTGATAATGTAAACCGTGACATTGCTACTGCTGAAGAGGTCCTCGATGATGTTCAGCAAAAGAACACTCTGGCTGAATATGTTACATCTCAAAGTTGCTCTGGTCCTCATGTTGAGCTTCAGATTAGCATGGTCGACTCTGATGATTCTCGTGCCCAG GAACAAACAGCTATTGTCCAGTCAGATGCATCTCAAAAGATTCCATCTCCTGGCACAGGACAAATCCCTCAAGCTATGGCGTGTTTTGAAGTTGAGCTACATAACAATGCTATCAAATCCGATGCATCACAAGCCAGTGGTGATGTTTCTAGCTGTGGAGCTGCTACAAGAAATGAGGTTCTCAGTGAGGATCAACGCACGGTGAAGATTCAGTCAGCTGCATCTCAGATGTCTTCAGTTCACTCTGTTGGGAGAATGCCTGAAGATACAGTGGGTAATGAAGTTCAGCCACAGTTTGATGCTATCCGGACAGATGCATCTCAATCCCACGTTGCTCTAGCCTCTTCAGGATCAAAGGCTCCGGTTACTGATTGTCTGGCTGAAAAGAGTGATGGTAATTCTAAGGGTGAATGTGTTGAACAGACTGAAACCAATTCTAAAGATGGGTCAAGCATGGACAAGAGTGGAGATGCAGAACGGAAAGCTAGCAGCCGTTTAAACGGGGTTCTTCTCACAAGTTCTGAGTTAATTCCCTGTCCAAACATAAAGGAAGAGGTATATCTGGGTTCTGATGGCTCCGGGAAAGTAGGTTTTAATTTGGGATCAACTCAAACCCTGTCTGAGAGTGTGTCCATAAAAACCGATGTTGAACAGTTGCAGACTGAGGATCTTTCTCTGGATGATTCATTTGTTTCCAAAGCCGAGTCAGCCAGCATTGAGCATCTTGCCGATGGCACTCTCAGAAAAGAACAGGAAAAAGTAGACACCACGGAGGAGGAGACTGTAGTTTCTCCTGCTGTGGGGACTGACAATCAGAATATGAAGGGAATCACATTCTCTGCTTCTCCATCTACTGGGGCAGAAGCTTTAGTGGATGAATCTCCACTATGCGGATCTTATAAACCAGCTAAGGACAAACTTGAAGTAGCACCAGAAGAAACACATGCTGATATGGCCGAGGTTTGTGGACTAGATAGGTCATCAGTTAATGCATCATTGAAGACAACTAAAGATTTAAGTAGTgcagagaaagaaaaatataggaTTCCAGAAACTTTTGAGAAGCAAGTTAATGTTGCTGACTCCTTAACAGAAAAATGTGGAAGTGATCTTGCAGCCGAAGGTCCAGATATGAAAGATTCTGATATAAGTGAGGTTGCACTAAGCCCTAAGTCCCAATCCAGTTTCCTTGTTGGAACATCTCAAAGTGAACCTGAAGGACAAGCAATTGCCGAAGCAAACTTGGACCCAG AGACTTTTCCCAGCACAGAGTCTGGTGCTCAGAAGGAATCCCTTTCACCTAGGCTTGCTTCAAATGCTGAGGCTATTGAGGCTCTAACAGAAAAGCTTTCCAGCCGTCACGACACAAATTATGTAGCTGAATTACAGGGTAACTTGAGCTCTGTTGTTAAGGATGACCTTTCTAATTCTGAAGCTACTGTGTCTCAACTGTGTCCAGCTGCTGGGTCATCTGGGAATCACCCAGAATTAAAACAGGTCGTGGTGAAAGACATGAGAACTGAAATTTGTGAGGAGTCTGCTTCAGATGGAGTTGATGATATTGAACCGCAGCAAACAGAGAAGGCTGACAGTCAGTGTCGCGGTGATTTGTCTGTTGAGACGCATGACAGTAAAATATCTGAAGGTAATGTTGATGTTTTAAATAGTGAATTAAATAAGCCTTTATCCAGCACAATTGCTGGAACATCTCAAAAGGTGGCAGATCTGGAGTTAGTTGCTGAGGAAAACACTCGGAGGATAAGTGATGGCTTAGTAGATTCAGGTCAGGTGGCAGAAAAGTCTGAGCATATGGCAATCCGTGATCTTACTGTTGAAGGACGAGAGAGTAAGGGAACTGATACCAGCGGAGATATTTCAACATTAAAAAATGGGGTGGAATCACAATCTTCTGTTgtagaaaatatagaaaagatgtaTAACAAGTCAGTAGCGTCAGGGAAGGTAATAACTACCGAACCTCTGATAGAAAGGTCTGAGCATTTGCATGTCCTAGACCGTGCAATTGAAGTACAAGGGAACAAAGGATTTGATGCCACTATATGTGTTTCAATATCAAATTCTGAGCTAAATGAAGCTCAACCTGGTGGAACCTCTCAAATTGGGACAGATATGCAGTTTGTTGCAGAAGAAGACCCAAAGATAATGAATAAGGAGAATACTTTACCTGATGCTACAGCTGTTGAGCCCCAACCAGCTATGTCGGAGAATTTGAGTATTCAAGATCCTGAAAATCAACTACCAAAGAACCAGCAATCTGATGCAACTGAAGATTTTTTGACTTCAAATAGTGAACTTAATGAATCTCAACTGAAGGCAGCAGATGAAACTGATGAAATAGCGGTGGATTCTCATTTGGTTCCCAAACAAAACATGGAAATTTGTGTGGATGTTGCTATAGGGGATGATACAGCCAAAAATGCTGCAGTAGGGAAGTCTGAAAACTTTCCGTCTATAGGTGTTTCCCTTgaagaaaaagggaagaaagaatcCGATGTAACAGATGAAATTTCCAATTCTGAACTCAGTGACCCTAAAACTAGTCAATCTACAATTGAAGTGAAAACACATTTAATATGTGAGAAGTCGGGAATGACTGTCAAGGAGGTAGCTTCACTTGAAGTTGAAGTAGTTGAGACTCCATTCAGAGATATGCCTGGTGGTTATGGCAGAGACTTCACAGTTGATGGACAAGAAAAAGAGAAGTCTGCCGCAAGTAAAAATGTTGCTAACCCCCAGAATGAAGAGCCTAAATGTAGTCCAGGTGCTAGAGCTGCTGGTGATGGGGCAGAATCACAATCGGTTGCTGAGAGCGACTCCAAGACAGTTCTGACCAAGGAAGATTTTTCAG GCAAAGAAGAGAAGTTCAGTATTTGGCCAGCTGGAGATGAAGATGTGCCAACTGCATCAGAGTATGCTGATCAAGAATTGTCGTCTGCTACAGGGGCTGGTGATAAGACTGGCCACGGAAATTACTGA